The following coding sequences are from one Nicotiana tabacum cultivar K326 chromosome 1, ASM71507v2, whole genome shotgun sequence window:
- the LOC142180003 gene encoding uncharacterized protein LOC142180003 produces the protein MTTSENSTEEERSLSQLLKEAMEKIERMGLEMNAMQIALAKAQKSLEPLGNMPEYPHFGPSTSLPNHRCLQERSPHDSQAPPPHQPLPIPNVPTFVGPTSATLQRSTSEPLFQAHDKQYYPLEPTFHAPEPHTYNPHLEVSAEIEKPVKVPEQDEVIRKFKSLEQSFRNLHGLGNQVSVAYKDLCPFPDVQLPAGFKMPKFDLYEGHGDPMAHLWGFFSKMRGAGGKDELQIAYFGQSLSGSALEWYTRQDSSRWYTWDDLAQAFAGHFQYNLEIVPDRLTLLRTGKKHGESFREYDFRWREQAARVDPPMREGEIVDYFLQTLYPTYFGHLVTTVGKSFNEVVKIGVMIEEGLRSDKILNYSALKATTQAIQSGTGGALGRRKKEEIATIEASSWPRSGKPHYNQPRPYRSNYPYDPPQHYYPPQEPHFTVHQAQTYTQPPVRLQWRAPAPHNTYPPPHNTYPPPQNTYPPPRAYRNPPGMGFKGNTASRNERLQRQRTFTELGETYIALFHKLRQLVLLNPIEPRLPNPLPQNLDRSISCGYCSGMLGHDIEKCWRLKHAIQDLIDANKIEVQTPEAPNINQNPLPTHHEAHMIELVYEGGGGLSSREIIIGRIFLRVIHSGKFQEC, from the coding sequence atgactacttcagaaaatagtaccgaggaagaaaggtcgttgagccagttgttaaaagaagcgatggagaagatagaaaggatgggactagagatgaatgcaatgcagatagcactagccaaagcacaaaagagccttGAGCCATTGGGAAACATGCCCGAATACCCCCACttcggcccttcaacaagcctcccaaatcaccgttgtcttcaggagagaagcccccatgattcccaagctccaccaccccatcaacctctcccaataccaaatgttcccacttttgtgggacccacatcagccaccctgcaaagatcaaccagtgagccattgtttcaggctcacgataagcAATACTATCCCCTtgagcccacattccatgccccagaaccccatacctacaatccgcacttggaggtatcggcagagattgaaaagccggttaaagtcccagaacaagatgaggtaataaggaagttcaaaagcctagagcagtccttcaggaacctgcacggattgggcaaccaggtcagcgtggcctacaaggatctatgccctttcccggacgtccaactcccggctgggttcaaaatgcccaagtttgatttatatgaagggcacggtgaccccatggcacatttgtggggcttttttagcaaaatgagaggggcaggcggcaaagatgagctacagatagcttatttcggccaaagtttgagtggatcggcactagaatggtataccaggcaggattccagcagatggtacacttgggatgacctggcacaggctttcgcgggtcactttcaatacaatctcgagatagtccctgaccgtctcacattgctgaggaccggaaagaagcatggggaaagttttcgtgagtacgatttccgctggagagaacaagcggctagagttgatcctcccatgagagagggagaaatagtggactacttcttgcaaacactgtatccaacttacttcggtcacttggtgacgacggttggaaaatccttcaatgaagtagtgaagataggggtcatgatagaggagggtctgaggtctgacaaaatcctgaattactcagcgctcaaggcaacgacccaggctattcagagcggcacgggaggtgcgctgggaaggaggaagaaagaagaaattgccacgattgaggcaagtAGTTGGCCCAGGTCCGGCAaaccacactacaaccaacccagaccctacaggtcaaactacccatacgaCCCACCacagcactactatccacctcaagaaccacatttcaccgtccatcaagcccagacatacacccaacctccggttcgcctacaatggcgcgcgccagctccccacaatacatacccacctccacataatacctacccaccaccacaaaacacctatccaccgccaagagcctacaggaaccctccagggatgggtttcaAGGGAAATACGGCTTCCAGAAATGAAAGACTGCAGAGGCAAAGAacctttactgagttgggagaaacttatattgccttgttccacaaattaaggcagttggTTTTATTAAATCCTATTGAGCCTAGAttgccaaatcccttaccccaaaatttggaccgatcGATAAGCTGTGGGTACTGCTCAGGGATGTTGGGGCATGATATTGAAAAATGTTGGAGATTGAagcatgcaatacaagatctcattgatgccaacaagatcgaggtccagacgccggaggcacctaacatcaaccagaacccattgccaacacACCATgaggctcacatgatcgagttggtatATGAGGGAGGAGGAGGATTATCTTCTAGAGAGATTAttattgggagaatatttttgagagtaatacattctggaaaatttcaagagtgttag